A stretch of the Chelonoidis abingdonii isolate Lonesome George chromosome 11, CheloAbing_2.0, whole genome shotgun sequence genome encodes the following:
- the HSPBP1 gene encoding hsp70-binding protein 1 has protein sequence MAEGGAGGNQPPREHPQNLQGLLQMAITAGNAEPSHLEPMSDERRQWLQEAMAQAFRGQLEEVEQMKECLRVLEAVSPGGEGRETSEPAEGDPSRQASALELLAELCENLDNAADFCKLDGMRLLAHRYLEHPVPELRWRAAHLVGTCAQNVPKVQEQALALGCMRKLLRLLDHDGADVVRVKALFAISCLVRAQEGGLQQFLRLDGFSVLMRAMQSPVEKLKVKSAFLLQNLLLDHPEHKETLCSMGMVQQLVALIRSEHSPFHEHVLGALCSLVTDFPQGVRECREPQLALEELLRERCQLLQQQEEFQEELEFCEQLQRVCFQTPPEESSMDR, from the exons ATGGCTGAAGGGGGCGCCGGGGGGAATCAGCCGCCGCGCGAGCATCCGCAGAAcctgcaggggctgctgcagatGGCCATCACCGCTGGCAATGCCGAGCCCAGCCACCTGGAGCCCATGTCTGATGAG CGGCGGCAGTGGTTGCAGGAGGCCATGGCCCAGGCATTcagggggcagctggaggaggtggagcagatgAAGGAGTGTCTGCGGGTGCTGGAGGCCGTGTCCCCtgggggggaaggcagggagacCTCGGAGCCGGCCGAGGGGGACCCCTCCCGCCAGGCCAGCGCGCTGGAGCTGCTGGCTGAGCTGTGCGAGAACCTGGACAATGCCGCAG atttCTGCAAGCTGGACGGGATGCGGCTGCTGGCTCATCGCTACCTGGAGCACCCCGTCCCAGAGCTGCGCTGGCGCGCCGCCCACCTCGTGGGCACCTGTGCCCAGAATGTGCCCaaggtgcaggagcaggccctggcGCTGGGCTGCATGCGCAAGCTGCTGCGCCTGCTGGACCATGATGGGGCCGACGTGGTGCGTGTCAAGGCGCTCTTCGCCATCTCCT GCCTGGTGCGCGCCCAGGAGGGCGGCCTGCAGCAGTTCCTGCGGCTGGACGGTTTCTCAGTGCTGATGCGTGCCATGCAGAGCCCTGTGGAGAAGCTCAAGGTCAAATCTGCCTTCCTGCTGCAGAACCTGCTGCTGGACCACCCGGAGCACAAAG AGACCCTGTGCTCCATGGGGATGGTGCAGCAGCTGGTGGCTCTGATCCGTTCTGAGCACAGCCCCTTCCACGAACACGTCCTGGGGGCCCTCTGCAG cctggtgaCGGATTTTCCCCAGGGGGTGCGGGAGTGCCGGGAGCCGCAGCTggcgctggaggagctgctgagggagcgctgccagctgctgcagcagcaggaggagttcCAG GAGGAGCTGGAGTTCTGCGAGCAGCTCCAGCGTGTCTGCTTTCAGACACCCCCTGAGGAGAGCAGCATGGATCGGTGA